One Rosettibacter firmus genomic window carries:
- a CDS encoding alpha/beta hydrolase family protein: MIKNFTYTASDNEIITITAYINDNLFNGNAIIFVHGFKGFKDWGFVPYLGNYFADKGFLTITFNFSHNGIGKNLNEFTELDKFSKNTISREVRELNEITDALYDDFFNLNFKGKVGYIGHSRGGAIAILNASKRTDISCVSLWASISHFNRYTQHQIEEWRKKGYLEVLNTRTKQIMKLDIALLNDIEKNADELNIKKAIENFKKPLLIVHGNQDMVVPVKEAQQLYEWSDKAHTEFFKIYGTGHTFDIVHPFNGINEKFKKVLEITSKFFINNLK; the protein is encoded by the coding sequence ATGATTAAAAATTTTACTTATACAGCTTCTGATAATGAAATCATTACCATTACTGCTTATATAAATGATAATTTATTTAATGGTAATGCAATTATTTTTGTACATGGGTTTAAAGGTTTTAAAGATTGGGGCTTTGTTCCATACTTGGGAAATTATTTCGCAGATAAAGGTTTTTTAACTATTACTTTTAATTTTTCTCATAACGGCATTGGGAAAAATTTAAATGAGTTTACAGAGTTAGATAAATTTTCAAAAAATACAATTTCTCGTGAAGTTAGAGAATTAAATGAAATTACAGATGCATTATATGATGATTTCTTTAATCTTAATTTCAAAGGAAAAGTTGGTTATATTGGACATAGCAGAGGGGGAGCTATTGCGATTTTAAATGCATCAAAAAGGACTGATATAAGTTGTGTAAGTTTATGGGCTTCGATTTCTCATTTTAATAGATATACTCAACATCAAATAGAAGAATGGCGAAAAAAAGGTTATCTTGAAGTCTTAAATACTCGTACAAAACAAATTATGAAACTTGATATTGCTCTATTGAACGATATTGAAAAAAATGCAGATGAATTAAATATTAAAAAGGCGATAGAAAATTTCAAAAAACCTTTATTAATTGTTCATGGCAATCAAGATATGGTTGTTCCTGTAAAAGAAGCACAACAATTATATGAATGGTCAGACAAAGCTCACACAGAATTTTTCAAGATTTATGGTACGGGGCACACATTTGATATTGTTCATCCTTTTAATGGTATTAATGAAAAGTTTAAAAAAGTCTTAGAAATAACTTCTAAATTTTTTATCAATAATCTTAAATAA
- a CDS encoding biotin transporter BioY — protein sequence MNSKETVKISVNIIDKIKSREILGIISFSLLMSISAQIIIPVQPVPFTLQTMIVLLSGAFLGSRNGFISQIIYLFMGILGLPVFAGFSSGIFKLFGPTGGYLLSFPFAAFLVGYLVEKKNSNLILLMSFILGELIILLGGASYLNLFFNGNLKQTLFHGVFIFSLWDIIKIIAAFSIYKALKIKK from the coding sequence ATGAATTCAAAAGAAACAGTTAAAATCTCAGTTAACATAATTGATAAAATTAAATCCAGAGAAATTTTAGGAATAATCTCATTTTCATTATTAATGTCTATTAGTGCACAAATTATTATACCTGTTCAACCTGTACCTTTTACACTTCAGACTATGATTGTACTTTTATCGGGTGCTTTTTTAGGTTCAAGAAATGGATTTATAAGCCAGATAATTTATTTATTCATGGGAATTTTAGGATTACCAGTTTTTGCAGGATTTAGTTCGGGTATTTTTAAATTATTTGGTCCAACTGGAGGATATTTGTTATCATTTCCATTTGCAGCATTTTTAGTTGGTTATTTGGTTGAAAAGAAAAATTCTAATCTCATATTATTAATGTCTTTTATCCTTGGAGAGTTAATAATTCTTCTTGGAGGTGCTTCATATTTAAATTTATTTTTTAATGGGAATCTTAAACAAACATTGTTTCATGGGGTCTTTATATTTTCTCTATGGGATATAATTAAAATTATTGCAGCCTTTAGTATTTATAAAGCTCTTAAAATAAAAAAATAA
- a CDS encoding (Fe-S)-binding protein has translation MSTKNVVFIIVFISALTLFVFNVRKIISYILLGNKDNRFHKPLERIKNVLTIAFAQSKLLREPVAGTIHFFIFWGFIIFLFAVVESIVQGFYSPFSWEFLGSFYRIISFIQDLFGLLIIISVLVALYRRFIKKVPRLNVGKEGNLDAAIILLLIFGVVLSMYGQNSAFIAKNNFVLSSNELRPISFYLSKYLFANSNQISPLCYEVCWWVHILLIFSFLNFLPYSKHFHVISSIPNVYFSKLKNEKYVLKKINLEDENVEQYGAADFEHLSWKQILDGFACTECGRCTASCPASITGKKLSPREIIKNIRYRTEEKAPLLFKGLNDDETFSKTLIHNYILDEEIWACTTCGACVNECPVMIEHVDSIVDFRRNLVLMESNFPPELNSLFKNLETNFNPWAFNAQDRANWSEGMNIKTMAEDSNCEILFWVGCAGSFDARYQKVTKSIAKLMQNANIDFRILGIEEKCTGDLPRRLGNEYLAQMLIQENVETLNKYNVKKIVTGCPHCFNILKNEYPQFGGNYEVIHHTDLIKELLKSGRLKLKNESLMQKITYHDSCYLGRYNNIYDSPRESLKMVNNIELVEMKRSKDKGFCCGAGGGRMFLEETEGKRINEHRTLEAIETNANVIASACPFCMTMLTDGLKSFNKSEEIAVKDVSEIILEHLNN, from the coding sequence ATGAGCACTAAAAATGTTGTTTTTATAATTGTATTTATTAGTGCATTAACACTATTTGTTTTTAATGTTAGAAAAATTATTTCTTACATTTTATTAGGAAATAAAGATAATAGATTTCATAAGCCCTTAGAACGAATTAAGAATGTATTGACCATTGCTTTCGCACAATCTAAATTATTAAGAGAACCTGTTGCAGGGACAATTCATTTTTTTATTTTCTGGGGATTCATAATCTTTCTATTTGCTGTTGTTGAATCAATAGTTCAAGGATTTTATTCACCTTTCAGCTGGGAATTTTTAGGTTCGTTTTATCGAATTATATCATTTATTCAGGATTTATTTGGATTACTTATAATTATTTCTGTATTGGTAGCACTTTATCGAAGGTTTATCAAGAAAGTTCCTCGATTGAATGTTGGGAAGGAAGGCAATTTAGATGCTGCAATAATTTTGTTATTGATTTTTGGTGTTGTTTTATCGATGTATGGACAAAATTCTGCTTTTATTGCAAAAAACAATTTTGTGCTATCATCTAACGAATTAAGACCTATTTCATTTTATCTAAGTAAATATTTATTTGCAAACTCAAATCAAATTTCTCCATTATGTTACGAAGTTTGCTGGTGGGTTCATATTTTACTGATTTTTAGTTTCTTGAACTTTCTACCATATTCAAAACATTTTCATGTAATTTCATCAATACCAAATGTTTATTTTTCAAAACTCAAGAATGAGAAATATGTTTTAAAAAAAATAAATCTTGAAGATGAAAATGTAGAACAGTATGGAGCAGCAGACTTTGAACACTTGAGCTGGAAACAAATTCTTGATGGATTTGCCTGTACAGAGTGCGGAAGATGTACAGCAAGTTGTCCTGCATCTATTACAGGCAAAAAGTTATCTCCTCGAGAAATAATTAAAAATATTAGATATCGAACAGAAGAAAAAGCTCCTCTATTATTTAAAGGATTAAATGATGATGAAACTTTTTCTAAAACTTTAATTCATAATTATATATTGGACGAAGAAATATGGGCTTGTACAACATGTGGTGCTTGTGTTAATGAATGTCCAGTAATGATTGAACATGTAGACTCGATAGTTGATTTTAGAAGAAATCTTGTTTTAATGGAATCAAACTTTCCACCTGAATTAAATTCACTGTTCAAAAATTTAGAGACAAATTTTAATCCATGGGCATTTAATGCTCAGGATAGAGCGAATTGGTCAGAAGGAATGAATATTAAAACGATGGCAGAAGATTCAAATTGTGAAATTTTATTCTGGGTTGGATGTGCTGGCTCGTTTGATGCTCGATATCAAAAAGTGACAAAATCAATTGCAAAATTGATGCAAAATGCAAATATTGATTTTAGAATTCTTGGAATTGAAGAAAAATGCACGGGTGATTTACCACGAAGATTGGGAAATGAATATTTAGCTCAAATGTTAATTCAAGAAAATGTAGAAACATTGAATAAGTATAATGTCAAAAAAATTGTTACAGGCTGTCCACATTGTTTTAATATATTAAAAAATGAATATCCACAATTTGGTGGAAACTATGAAGTAATTCATCATACTGATTTAATCAAAGAATTATTAAAATCAGGGAGATTAAAACTGAAGAATGAATCATTAATGCAAAAGATTACTTATCACGATTCATGCTACCTTGGACGTTATAATAATATTTATGATTCACCAAGAGAATCTTTGAAAATGGTTAACAATATTGAATTAGTTGAAATGAAAAGAAGTAAAGATAAAGGATTTTGTTGTGGTGCTGGGGGTGGTAGAATGTTTCTCGAAGAAACAGAAGGTAAACGAATAAATGAACATCGTACATTAGAAGCAATTGAAACAAATGCAAATGTTATTGCTTCTGCTTGTCCATTCTGTATGACTATGTTAACTGATGGATTAAAATCATTTAATAAATCAGAAGAAATTGCAGTAAAAGATGTTTCTGAAATTATTCTTGAACACTTAAATAATTAA
- a CDS encoding histone H1 yields MQKYQNLVEFVKSLEADVVKFYEKGQAAAGTRLRKGLSELKRMAQEIRNEVQEIKAQRKAPKSE; encoded by the coding sequence ATGCAAAAGTATCAAAATCTAGTAGAATTTGTAAAAAGTTTAGAAGCTGATGTTGTTAAGTTTTATGAAAAAGGTCAGGCTGCTGCTGGTACACGCCTGAGAAAAGGTTTAAGTGAGTTGAAAAGGATGGCTCAAGAAATTAGAAATGAAGTACAGGAAATTAAAGCACAACGAAAAGCTCCTAAAAGCGAATAA
- a CDS encoding CapA family protein, whose amino-acid sequence MKLTVIKFILTVILIAFYSYLFEHPNYKTNTSFPDSISTVNLTFVGDIMCHLPEIKAAQIEKDSFDFKPVFQYVKKYLDTSDITFGNLETVIGKQKDNYKGYPLFNSPPELLEALKYAGFDFLFTSNNHAFDQGYNGLKRTLNAIKENGMQAAGTYVSKDDYDSLLIIFKNNIKIGILAYTYDLNLKLKKEHKYCIKFLDTLLIKDEIRKLKEKGAEIVIVYFHFGDEYKRKVSNYQKKIVNKTIEYGADLIIGSHPHVVQPMKLLSSNKSKIKKVFVAYSLGNFLSNQRWRYSDSGVILNVVIKKNNQSKEINFENISIIPTWVYKSKFNNRDNFLIVPSDSTLIKNLSFLSNVDKMKILRAYNDVMEMYSCTK is encoded by the coding sequence ATGAAATTGACGGTCATAAAATTTATACTAACTGTTATATTAATAGCATTTTACTCTTATCTATTCGAACATCCAAATTATAAAACAAATACATCCTTTCCTGATTCTATCTCGACTGTCAATCTCACTTTTGTAGGTGATATTATGTGTCACCTGCCTGAAATTAAAGCTGCACAAATAGAGAAAGATAGTTTCGATTTTAAACCTGTTTTTCAATATGTTAAAAAATATCTCGATACTTCTGATATTACATTTGGTAATCTTGAAACAGTAATTGGAAAACAGAAAGATAATTATAAAGGTTATCCACTATTTAATTCACCACCAGAATTATTAGAAGCATTGAAGTATGCTGGTTTTGATTTTTTATTTACTTCTAATAATCACGCATTTGACCAGGGCTATAATGGTTTAAAAAGAACATTAAATGCAATAAAAGAAAATGGGATGCAAGCTGCAGGAACATATGTTTCTAAAGACGATTATGACTCGCTTCTTATTATTTTTAAAAATAATATTAAGATTGGTATACTTGCTTATACTTACGACTTAAATCTAAAATTGAAAAAAGAACATAAATACTGCATAAAATTTCTTGATACTCTCTTAATTAAAGATGAAATAAGGAAACTCAAAGAAAAAGGGGCTGAGATTGTTATAGTTTATTTTCACTTTGGAGATGAATATAAAAGGAAGGTATCAAATTATCAGAAGAAAATAGTTAATAAAACAATTGAGTATGGGGCTGATTTAATTATTGGAAGCCATCCACATGTTGTCCAACCGATGAAGCTTTTATCTTCAAACAAAAGCAAAATAAAAAAAGTTTTTGTGGCTTATTCATTAGGGAATTTTCTTTCGAACCAGCGATGGCGTTATTCTGATTCGGGTGTAATCCTTAATGTTGTTATTAAAAAGAATAATCAAAGTAAAGAAATAAATTTTGAAAATATTTCAATCATTCCCACCTGGGTATACAAAAGTAAATTTAATAATCGAGATAATTTTTTGATTGTCCCATCTGATTCTACACTAATTAAGAACTTATCTTTTTTATCTAATGTTGATAAGATGAAAATTTTAAGAGCATATAATGATGTAATGGAAATGTATTCCTGCACAAAGTAA
- a CDS encoding MFS transporter, giving the protein MKNKASLTVIFVTIFIDLMGFGILIPLLPTFASKELGISDFGIGIIVAAFSLMQFIFNPFLGNLSDSIGRKPIIAITLLLTSISYIIFSFANSFGVLILSRMLAGIGGSNIGVAQAYIADITQPEERLKGMSIIGIAFGLGFVFGPLIGALISVYGYSVAGLISATFSFTAFLFALIILPESNIRTGKKNKLEIKLFDINNIKKVIRTSKVNLLIFIFFIIIFSIANLYGTFALIGYKLYHFTDRQNGILFGTMGIIGAAVQGGLMKLIKDKISERKLLLIGLAFMIAGLAGIPYGINFLGVIIIVIILSIGTGILQPLLLSLISKFTNQNEQGIVLGINQSFSALARVLGPLWGGFSFNYLGYKAPFLTGAIFTFFILVIVIFYMKEFE; this is encoded by the coding sequence ATGAAAAATAAAGCATCACTCACAGTAATTTTCGTTACAATCTTTATAGATTTAATGGGTTTTGGAATTTTAATTCCATTATTACCAACTTTTGCAAGTAAAGAATTAGGAATTTCAGATTTTGGAATTGGGATTATAGTAGCTGCATTTTCGTTAATGCAATTTATATTTAATCCTTTTCTTGGAAATCTGTCTGATTCTATTGGAAGAAAGCCAATTATTGCAATAACATTATTATTGACGTCTATTTCATATATTATTTTTAGCTTTGCAAATTCATTTGGTGTTTTAATTTTATCAAGAATGTTAGCTGGAATAGGTGGAAGTAATATTGGAGTAGCACAGGCATATATTGCAGATATAACACAACCTGAAGAAAGATTAAAAGGAATGAGTATTATCGGTATTGCATTTGGACTTGGTTTTGTATTCGGTCCTTTGATTGGTGCCTTAATTTCAGTATATGGATATTCAGTTGCAGGATTAATTAGTGCAACTTTTTCGTTTACTGCATTTTTATTTGCTTTAATAATATTACCTGAATCAAATATAAGAACTGGTAAAAAAAATAAATTGGAAATTAAGTTATTCGATATAAACAATATTAAAAAAGTTATAAGAACATCAAAAGTGAATTTGTTGATTTTTATTTTCTTCATAATAATTTTTTCAATAGCAAATTTGTATGGTACATTTGCATTGATCGGATATAAACTTTATCATTTCACAGATCGACAGAATGGGATTTTATTTGGTACTATGGGAATTATAGGTGCAGCAGTTCAAGGTGGTTTGATGAAATTAATTAAAGATAAAATTTCTGAACGAAAGCTTTTATTAATTGGACTGGCTTTTATGATTGCAGGTTTGGCTGGTATTCCGTATGGTATAAATTTTCTGGGAGTAATTATTATTGTAATTATTTTATCGATTGGAACCGGAATATTACAACCTTTGCTATTAAGTCTAATATCAAAATTTACAAATCAAAATGAACAGGGGATAGTTCTTGGAATCAATCAATCTTTTTCTGCTTTGGCAAGAGTCTTAGGTCCACTCTGGGGTGGATTTTCTTTTAATTATTTGGGTTATAAAGCTCCTTTTCTTACCGGAGCTATCTTTACTTTTTTTATATTAGTAATTGTGATTTTTTATATGAAAGAATTTGAATAA
- the dusB gene encoding tRNA dihydrouridine synthase DusB: MLTIGKLKIENALLLAPMEDVTDIAFRKLCKEFGADIVYTEFVNSDGLVRSNQKTYRKLEITEYERPVGIQIYGGNIEPMIEAAKIAEQKNPDIIDINAGCWVKKIANRGAGAGLLKDPDYMQKMVEVIVKVVNVPVTVKTRLGWDENSIMILDIAKRLEDAGASALTIHCRTRSQGHNGKADWSWIPKIKEVVKIPVILNGGVYSANDVKMAFELTGADGIMIARGAIERPWIFQEAKELLTTGTINLLDTPEFRIQTALRHLKYSLEIKDSRAAIIPFRKFWSGYLKGLRNSSKVKQELMKVTEYAPIEEILMNYLNELKNIENISITN, encoded by the coding sequence ATGTTAACCATAGGTAAACTGAAAATAGAAAATGCATTATTGCTGGCTCCAATGGAAGATGTAACTGATATTGCATTTAGAAAACTCTGTAAAGAATTTGGAGCAGATATTGTTTACACAGAATTTGTAAATTCGGATGGATTGGTTCGTTCGAATCAAAAAACATATCGTAAACTTGAAATAACAGAATATGAAAGACCTGTAGGAATTCAAATATATGGCGGCAATATTGAACCAATGATCGAAGCAGCGAAGATAGCTGAGCAAAAAAATCCTGATATAATAGATATAAATGCTGGTTGCTGGGTTAAAAAGATTGCTAATCGTGGTGCTGGTGCTGGATTATTAAAAGATCCTGATTATATGCAAAAAATGGTAGAAGTAATTGTGAAAGTAGTTAATGTCCCTGTAACTGTAAAGACAAGATTGGGCTGGGATGAAAATTCAATTATGATACTTGATATTGCAAAGAGATTAGAAGATGCAGGTGCTTCAGCTTTAACAATTCATTGTAGAACAAGAAGTCAGGGACATAATGGTAAAGCAGATTGGTCCTGGATACCAAAGATAAAAGAAGTGGTTAAAATTCCTGTTATATTAAATGGTGGTGTTTATAGTGCAAATGATGTTAAAATGGCTTTTGAATTAACTGGAGCAGATGGAATTATGATTGCACGTGGAGCAATTGAACGACCATGGATTTTTCAGGAAGCAAAAGAATTATTAACTACTGGTACAATAAATTTACTCGATACACCAGAATTCAGAATTCAAACTGCTCTGAGACATCTTAAATATTCACTCGAAATAAAAGATTCTCGTGCAGCAATTATTCCTTTTAGAAAATTCTGGTCAGGATATCTTAAGGGTTTGAGAAATTCATCTAAAGTCAAACAGGAATTAATGAAAGTTACAGAATATGCTCCCATTGAAGAAATTTTGATGAATTATCTTAATGAATTAAAAAATATAGAAAATATAAGTATTACAAACTAA
- a CDS encoding adenine phosphoribosyltransferase translates to MDLKNYIRTVPDFPKTGIMFKDITTLLKDKNAFQYAVEELYNLSKNKGITKVVAIESRGFIFGAILANKLGAGFVPVRKPGKLPAEKLSETYTLEYGTDSIEIHKDAIQPGDIVLLHDDLLATGGTMEAACKLVEKMGAKIAQISFLIELSFLNGREKLKDYDVHSIIQYDE, encoded by the coding sequence ATGGACTTAAAAAACTATATACGTACAGTACCTGATTTCCCAAAAACAGGGATTATGTTTAAAGATATAACAACATTATTGAAAGACAAAAATGCATTTCAATATGCCGTAGAAGAATTGTATAACTTATCGAAAAACAAGGGGATAACAAAAGTAGTTGCAATAGAATCTCGTGGATTTATTTTTGGTGCTATACTTGCCAATAAATTGGGTGCTGGATTTGTTCCAGTAAGAAAACCTGGAAAGTTACCTGCTGAAAAGTTATCTGAAACTTACACACTGGAGTATGGTACCGATTCTATTGAAATTCATAAAGATGCTATTCAACCAGGAGATATAGTTTTATTACATGATGATTTACTTGCTACAGGGGGCACTATGGAAGCAGCATGCAAACTTGTTGAAAAAATGGGAGCAAAGATAGCTCAAATATCATTTTTAATTGAATTAAGTTTTTTGAACGGAAGAGAAAAACTAAAAGATTATGATGTGCATTCAATAATTCAGTATGATGAATAG
- the rsmI gene encoding 16S rRNA (cytidine(1402)-2'-O)-methyltransferase: MDEPINSRNIIYIVATPIGNLEDITLRALNILRNVDFIICEDTRVTKILLDHYNIHKKLIVANAFNEANQINKIITEIKSGKSCALVSDAGTPLISDPGTKLINEAIKNNISIIPVPGPSALIAALSISGFPSSSFVFEGFLPQKKGRQKKLMELAEEERTIVLYESTYRIVKLLEEIKQYMPLRKIAVARELTKKFEEVWRGTADEILDSIKTKTVKGEFVVVLAPKDFK, translated from the coding sequence ATGGACGAACCAATTAACAGTAGAAACATTATTTACATTGTTGCTACACCTATAGGTAATTTAGAAGATATTACATTAAGAGCTTTGAATATTTTAAGAAATGTTGATTTTATAATATGTGAGGATACAAGAGTAACAAAAATTCTTTTAGATCATTATAATATTCATAAGAAATTAATTGTAGCTAATGCTTTTAATGAAGCAAATCAAATCAATAAAATTATAACAGAGATAAAATCTGGGAAATCATGTGCACTTGTATCAGATGCAGGTACTCCATTAATATCAGATCCAGGTACAAAACTGATAAACGAAGCAATTAAAAATAACATATCAATAATCCCGGTGCCTGGACCAAGTGCACTAATTGCAGCGTTAAGCATAAGTGGTTTTCCATCAAGTTCTTTTGTATTCGAAGGATTTCTTCCACAAAAAAAAGGAAGACAAAAAAAGTTAATGGAACTTGCTGAAGAAGAAAGAACTATAGTTCTTTATGAGTCAACATACAGAATCGTAAAACTCCTTGAAGAAATAAAGCAGTATATGCCCTTAAGAAAAATTGCAGTTGCAAGAGAATTAACTAAAAAGTTTGAAGAGGTGTGGCGAGGAACAGCAGATGAAATTCTCGATTCAATTAAAACAAAAACAGTTAAAGGTGAATTTGTTGTTGTATTAGCACCAAAAGATTTTAAGTGA
- the lat gene encoding L-lysine 6-transaminase, which translates to MFNTKLNEKVNVITPHNALDVLRKVMLIDGFDIVLDLKNSHGLTIIDARTGDEYLDFYSFFASAPLGMNHPKLNTPEFKEELLLAAMNKPSNSDIYTVEMAKFVDTLRRLAMPEYFKHLFLVEGGTLAVENGLKAAFDWKVKKNFKKGYKEEKGQQVIHFREAFHGRSGYTLSLTNTDPVKTAHYTKFNWPRITNPKIIFPIEKNLDKIIELENQAINEIYSAIKNNKDDIAAIIIEPIQGEGGDNHFRKEFFLKLREIADEEEIMLIFDEVQTGVGLTGKMWAHEYFVQPDIMSFGKKIQVCGIMVSNRIDEIEDNVLRVSGRINSTWGGNLTDMVRARKYLEVIVEDNLIENARIVGKYLLEKLLEVQNDFPQFVSQARGLGLMCAFDMPDPETRKKFLNKLFENKMLMLGCGVSTVRFRPPLIITHEEVDKGIAIIRKTLSSL; encoded by the coding sequence ATGTTTAATACCAAATTAAATGAAAAAGTTAATGTTATTACTCCGCACAATGCTCTTGATGTTTTAAGAAAAGTAATGCTAATTGATGGTTTTGACATTGTACTTGACTTAAAAAACAGTCACGGATTAACAATTATAGATGCCAGAACAGGTGATGAATATTTAGATTTTTATTCATTTTTTGCTTCTGCACCGCTTGGAATGAATCATCCAAAACTAAATACACCAGAGTTTAAAGAAGAATTACTTTTAGCAGCAATGAATAAACCATCTAATTCTGATATTTATACTGTTGAGATGGCAAAATTTGTGGACACATTAAGACGTTTAGCAATGCCAGAATATTTCAAACATCTATTCTTAGTTGAAGGTGGTACATTAGCTGTTGAAAATGGACTTAAAGCAGCATTTGATTGGAAAGTGAAGAAAAATTTTAAGAAAGGATACAAAGAAGAAAAAGGTCAACAGGTAATTCATTTTAGAGAAGCATTTCATGGAAGATCAGGATATACATTATCATTAACAAACACCGATCCAGTTAAAACTGCACATTATACAAAATTCAACTGGCCAAGAATTACCAATCCAAAAATTATTTTCCCGATTGAAAAGAATTTAGATAAAATTATTGAACTCGAGAATCAAGCAATAAACGAAATTTACTCTGCTATAAAAAATAATAAAGATGATATTGCTGCAATCATAATTGAACCAATTCAAGGTGAAGGTGGTGATAATCATTTCAGAAAAGAATTCTTTCTTAAATTAAGAGAAATTGCTGACGAAGAAGAAATAATGCTAATATTCGACGAAGTTCAAACTGGAGTAGGATTAACAGGTAAAATGTGGGCTCATGAATATTTTGTTCAACCAGATATAATGTCGTTCGGGAAAAAAATTCAAGTATGTGGAATTATGGTTAGCAATAGAATTGATGAAATTGAAGATAATGTCTTAAGAGTATCTGGAAGAATAAATTCAACCTGGGGCGGAAATTTAACTGATATGGTAAGGGCAAGAAAATATCTTGAAGTGATTGTTGAAGATAATCTTATTGAAAATGCAAGAATAGTTGGTAAATATCTTCTCGAAAAATTATTAGAAGTTCAAAATGACTTTCCTCAATTTGTCAGTCAAGCCCGGGGACTCGGATTGATGTGTGCTTTTGATATGCCTGATCCCGAAACAAGAAAAAAATTCTTAAATAAGTTATTTGAAAATAAAATGTTAATGCTTGGTTGTGGAGTTTCAACAGTTAGATTCAGACCACCATTAATAATTACACATGAAGAAGTTGATAAAGGTATAGCAATAATCAGAAAAACTTTATCGAGTTTATAA